The DNA sequence AGACCCGCCGCCGTGCTGGGCCCAGCCACCGTAAGTGTCCACGATCAGCTTGCGCCCCGTGAGACCTGTATCCGCGGCCGGTCCACCGTTTTCCCACATCCCGCGGGGGTTTATCTTAACCGAATATTTCTCCGCGCTGAAGGTTGAACGGGCATCGCTTTCCATTTCGTCGATGGTGGGGCGGATCACGATTTCGTTTATCAGTTCCTTCATCCGGGCGAATTCAGCTTCATTCTTTGGCAGGTGATGGGTGGAAATCACCACCGTTTCCAGCGCCACGGGCCTGCGTCCGCAATAGCGCATGCTAACCTGGGATTTGGCATCTGGAAGGATACCAGGGATCAAGCCCTGTTTGCGTGCCTTGGCCAGGTTTTCCATCAGCAGGTGGGCCATTGTGATCGGCACCGGCATAAGTTGTTTGGTCTGGTTGCAGGCATAGCCGAACATCAGGCCCTGGTCGCCCGCCCCTTCGTTGGTTTCCAGCTCTGTGGTCTGGGAATGCAGATAGTTCTCGATCTCACAGTTATGGTCAAAACCCAGGTCGGGATTGGTATAGCCGATATCACTGATGACCCGGCGGACGATGGGTTCCACCTCCACATCCACACCGGTGGGCGAGGAAACTTCACCGGAAATGACTATCCTGTTTTCAGTGGCCAGTGTTTCGCAGGCTACCCGGGAATGGGGGTCCCGGCTCAGCCAGGCGTCCAGGATGGCGTCCGAGATTTGGTCGCAAACCTTGTCCGGATGTCCTTCCGAGACCGATTCCGAGGTGAAAACATACTCGTTCCGGTCGCAGGGTTTGTTTGCGTGTAATGCTGTCATTTTATTCTCCTGTAATGTTTGTCT is a window from the Candidatus Cloacimonadota bacterium genome containing:
- a CDS encoding methionine adenosyltransferase, whose protein sequence is MTALHANKPCDRNEYVFTSESVSEGHPDKVCDQISDAILDAWLSRDPHSRVACETLATENRIVISGEVSSPTGVDVEVEPIVRRVISDIGYTNPDLGFDHNCEIENYLHSQTTELETNEGAGDQGLMFGYACNQTKQLMPVPITMAHLLMENLAKARKQGLIPGILPDAKSQVSMRYCGRRPVALETVVISTHHLPKNEAEFARMKELINEIVIRPTIDEMESDARSTFSAEKYSVKINPRGMWENGGPAADTGLTGRKLIVDTYGGWAQHGGGSFSGKDATKVDRSATYMARHIAKSVVASGLADECLLQFSFVIGESEPVSLMVDTYGSGTMKDAELEKLIRASFPLTVKGIIDYLDLRMPIFLPTAAYGHFGRLDAGFSWEGTKALK